In Janthinobacterium sp. 67, a genomic segment contains:
- the smc gene encoding chromosome segregation protein SMC, which yields MRLSSIKLSGFKSFVDPTNFQVPGQLVGVVGPNGCGKSNIIDAVRWVLGESKASELRGESMQDVIFNGSTHRKPAGRASVELVFDNNDGKASGQWGQYAEIAVKRTLTRDGTSTYYINGQPVRRRDIQDIFLGTGLGPRAYAIIGQGMISRIIESRPEELRVFLEEAAGVSKYKERRRETENRLQDTRENLLRVEDILRELNANLEKLEAQAAVATRFHALQADQEEKQKLLWLLRKNEAQNEQTRYFREVEQAQTDLEEQTAKLRNVELTLEQMRQAHFAVGDRLHTAQGHLYQTNAEIGSLEAQIKFVIESRARLQAQLATLTAQRDQWNSQGAEYQEQIEEAEFHLEELAAKVEQSQMMAEQKGEQLPELDAAWRAAQNKSTESRARIMQAQQQLELESAHQRNASNILASLLTRRERLQQEKNSLSLPDSSHLENLKLQLEEKQQTLEEQGFYLEEALEQQPKLEQERMEAQAQVNAETAANAQLEARLSALKQLQERVQTQGKVQPWLKKHELDTLPRLWQKLQIEAGWEAAMESILRERTSALQLSNIDWAKAFFADAPPAKLALYAPSTVAPLPLPEVPGLKPFLNLLKLNDPGLRGLLQDWLYNAYAVEDAAEALAERGKLPPGGYFVTRAGHVVTATSVRFYAADSEQEGMLGRQQEIENIGKQLRAQQLLAEEARARSVRADAAVGALTRNLSDLRLRIQQLTSSVHTLQLDVVKLSEVEARFNQRSTQIGADLAEIAAQEAEQQQIKAESEEKFEQLDMELGNLQEAHEDGHTDFLQKEQRLAEAREALRDLERAAKDTEYAEKAHRAKIEELRRNIATASTQAQQVTASLQAGELELANLESGAAADGLQDLLERRTTQERALADARHELDQITQQLRLSEDARTQSERSLQPQRDKIMEMQLKEQAARLNQEQFAQQLLESGADEAALTEKLHPDMRPSYLQGEVTRLTNAITALGAVNLAALDELAQASERKNFLDAQNADLTEAINTLEDAIHKIDKETRDLLQDTFDKVNHHFSELFPILFGGGQARLTMTGDEILDSGVQVMAQPPGKKNATIHLLSGGEKALTATALVFSMFRLNPAPFCLLDEVDAPLDDSNTERFCRMVKRMSDQTQFLFISHNKIAMEMAHQLIGVTMQEQGVSRIVAVDMESAANFATEAQAA from the coding sequence ACGATGGCAAGGCGTCGGGCCAGTGGGGCCAGTACGCCGAGATCGCCGTCAAGCGCACCCTGACGCGCGACGGCACGTCCACCTATTACATCAATGGCCAGCCCGTGCGCCGGCGCGACATCCAGGATATTTTCCTTGGCACCGGCCTCGGCCCGCGCGCCTACGCCATCATCGGCCAGGGCATGATTTCGCGCATCATCGAATCGCGCCCCGAAGAATTGCGCGTCTTCCTCGAGGAAGCGGCAGGCGTGTCGAAATACAAGGAACGCCGCCGCGAGACGGAAAACCGCCTGCAGGACACGCGCGAGAATTTGCTGCGCGTGGAAGACATCTTGCGCGAACTCAATGCCAACCTGGAAAAGCTGGAAGCGCAGGCGGCCGTGGCCACCCGTTTCCACGCCTTGCAGGCGGACCAGGAAGAAAAGCAGAAGCTGTTGTGGCTGCTGCGCAAGAACGAGGCGCAAAACGAGCAGACGCGCTATTTCCGCGAAGTGGAACAGGCGCAGACGGACCTGGAAGAACAGACGGCCAAGCTGCGCAACGTGGAACTGACCCTGGAGCAGATGCGCCAGGCGCACTTTGCCGTGGGCGACCGCCTGCATACGGCGCAAGGCCATCTGTACCAGACGAATGCGGAAATCGGCAGCCTGGAAGCGCAGATCAAGTTCGTCATCGAATCGCGCGCCCGCCTGCAGGCGCAGCTGGCGACCCTGACGGCCCAGCGCGACCAGTGGAACAGCCAGGGCGCCGAATACCAGGAGCAGATCGAAGAAGCGGAGTTCCACCTCGAGGAACTGGCTGCCAAGGTCGAGCAGTCGCAGATGATGGCCGAGCAGAAGGGCGAGCAATTGCCCGAGCTCGATGCCGCCTGGCGTGCAGCACAGAACAAGAGCACGGAATCGCGCGCGCGGATCATGCAGGCCCAGCAGCAGCTGGAACTGGAATCGGCGCACCAGCGCAACGCCTCGAACATCCTGGCCAGCCTGCTCACGCGCCGCGAGCGCCTGCAGCAGGAAAAGAACAGCCTCAGCTTGCCCGACAGCAGCCACCTGGAAAACCTGAAACTGCAGCTGGAAGAAAAGCAGCAAACCCTGGAAGAACAGGGTTTCTACCTGGAAGAAGCGCTGGAGCAGCAACCGAAACTGGAGCAGGAGCGGATGGAGGCGCAGGCACAGGTCAATGCCGAAACGGCCGCCAACGCCCAGCTGGAAGCGCGTCTTTCTGCCTTGAAGCAGTTGCAGGAACGAGTGCAAACCCAGGGCAAGGTCCAGCCATGGCTGAAAAAGCACGAGCTCGACACCTTGCCCCGTCTGTGGCAAAAGCTGCAGATCGAAGCGGGCTGGGAAGCGGCCATGGAATCGATCTTGCGCGAGCGCACGTCGGCCTTGCAACTGTCGAACATCGACTGGGCCAAGGCTTTCTTTGCGGACGCGCCGCCAGCCAAGCTGGCCCTGTATGCGCCATCGACCGTGGCGCCGCTGCCCCTGCCGGAAGTGCCGGGCCTCAAGCCTTTCCTGAATTTGCTCAAACTCAACGATCCGGGCTTGCGCGGCTTGCTGCAGGATTGGCTGTACAACGCCTACGCCGTGGAAGACGCGGCCGAAGCCCTGGCTGAACGCGGCAAGTTGCCGCCGGGCGGCTATTTCGTCACGCGCGCCGGTCACGTGGTCACGGCCACCAGCGTGCGCTTCTATGCGGCCGATTCGGAGCAGGAAGGCATGCTGGGCCGCCAGCAGGAAATCGAGAATATCGGCAAACAGTTGCGCGCACAGCAATTGCTGGCCGAAGAGGCACGCGCCCGTTCCGTGCGGGCCGACGCGGCCGTGGGCGCCTTGACGCGCAATCTGTCCGACTTGCGCCTGCGCATACAGCAGCTCACTTCATCCGTGCATACCTTGCAGCTGGACGTGGTGAAACTGTCGGAAGTGGAAGCGCGCTTCAATCAGCGCAGCACGCAGATCGGCGCGGACCTGGCGGAAATCGCCGCCCAGGAAGCGGAACAGCAGCAGATCAAGGCCGAGTCGGAAGAAAAATTCGAACAGCTGGACATGGAACTGGGCAATCTGCAGGAAGCGCACGAAGACGGCCATACGGATTTCCTGCAGAAAGAGCAGCGCCTGGCCGAAGCGCGCGAAGCCTTGCGCGACCTGGAGCGGGCCGCCAAGGATACGGAATACGCGGAAAAAGCCCATCGCGCGAAGATCGAGGAACTGCGCCGCAACATTGCCACGGCCAGTACGCAGGCCCAGCAAGTGACGGCCAGCCTGCAGGCGGGCGAACTGGAACTGGCCAACCTGGAAAGCGGCGCGGCCGCCGACGGCTTGCAGGATCTGCTCGAGCGCCGCACGACGCAGGAGCGGGCGCTGGCGGACGCGCGTCATGAACTCGATCAAATTACGCAGCAGCTGCGCCTGTCCGAAGATGCGCGCACGCAATCGGAACGCAGCTTGCAGCCGCAGCGCGACAAGATCATGGAAATGCAGCTCAAGGAACAGGCCGCGCGCCTGAACCAGGAACAATTCGCCCAGCAATTGCTGGAATCGGGCGCCGATGAGGCGGCCCTGACGGAAAAGCTGCATCCGGATATGCGCCCATCGTATCTGCAGGGCGAAGTGACGCGCCTGACCAACGCCATCACGGCACTGGGCGCCGTCAACCTGGCCGCGCTGGACGAGCTGGCGCAGGCGTCCGAGCGCAAGAATTTCCTCGACGCCCAGAATGCCGACTTGACGGAAGCGATCAATACCCTGGAAGACGCGATCCACAAGATCGACAAGGAAACGCGCGACTTGCTGCAAGACACGTTCGACAAGGTCAACCACCACTTTTCCGAGCTGTTCCCGATCCTGTTCGGCGGCGGCCAGGCGCGCCTGACCATGACGGGCGACGAGATTCTCGATTCCGGTGTACAAGTCATGGCGCAGCCTCCCGGCAAGAAAAATGCCACCATCCACCTGTTGTCCGGTGGAGAGAAGGCGCTGACCGCGACCGCATTGGTGTTTTCCATGTTCCGCCTGAATCCGGCGCCGTTCTGCCTGCTCGACGAAGTCGATGCGCCGCTGGACGATTCGAACACGGAGCGCTTCTGCCGCATGGTCAAGCGCATGTCCGACCAGACCCAATTCCTTTTCATTTCGCATAACAAGATTGCGATGGAAATGGCCCATCAATTGATCGGTGTGACGATGCAGGAGCAGGGCGTATCGCGCATCGTGGCGGTGGACATGGAGTCCGCCGCAAATTTTGCAACCGAGGCACAAGCAGCATGA
- a CDS encoding cell division protein ZipA C-terminal FtsZ-binding domain-containing protein, translated as MTDLQITLFGAGGVFIVGVFSYNKWQEYKAKKSVERAFSTDHDDVLMREGDAPAVEAQEPVLRQEPRFDAAPAAKAEPSFGAPPVVAVADAPVHAEPSLADADPAPAVPAAPVQQEVSAASEQATSLVDPLIDCLLPLSLEAPVRGDKILPVLQTLRLVGNKPVHFIGLHVNGDWEPITHGGVYTKMQGGVQLASRSTALNELEYSELVTRLRGVADEIGAEPEVPDMMEVMAEARNLHRFVAGHDAQLGVNLHTNGAPWAISTLLFALEKQGFDVRPDGRFVMPDGEGGYLFSLSTNVTLAEETTPRLTLLLDVPCVAPARDGFGAMVACAKALVGRLDATIVDDYNQALSDAALAEIAGQVQEFYQEMDAADIPAGSTRALRLFS; from the coding sequence ATGACAGACCTTCAAATTACCTTGTTCGGCGCCGGCGGCGTCTTTATCGTCGGCGTTTTCTCGTACAACAAATGGCAGGAATACAAGGCCAAGAAAAGCGTGGAACGGGCTTTTTCCACTGACCACGACGACGTGCTGATGCGCGAAGGCGATGCGCCCGCAGTGGAAGCCCAGGAACCCGTCCTGCGCCAGGAGCCGCGCTTTGACGCCGCGCCCGCCGCCAAGGCAGAACCGTCGTTCGGCGCGCCGCCAGTCGTCGCCGTCGCCGACGCGCCCGTGCATGCGGAACCGTCGCTGGCCGATGCGGATCCGGCTCCGGCCGTCCCTGCCGCACCCGTGCAGCAGGAAGTCAGCGCCGCCAGCGAGCAGGCGACCAGCCTGGTCGATCCGCTCATCGATTGCCTGCTGCCTTTGTCACTGGAAGCGCCCGTGCGCGGCGACAAGATCCTGCCCGTGCTGCAAACCCTGCGCCTGGTGGGCAACAAGCCCGTGCACTTCATCGGTTTACACGTGAATGGCGACTGGGAACCGATCACGCATGGCGGTGTCTACACCAAGATGCAGGGCGGCGTGCAGCTGGCCAGCCGCAGCACGGCCCTGAACGAGCTCGAATACTCGGAACTGGTCACGCGCCTGCGCGGCGTGGCGGACGAGATCGGCGCCGAGCCGGAAGTGCCGGACATGATGGAAGTGATGGCTGAAGCGCGCAATCTGCACCGTTTCGTTGCCGGTCACGATGCCCAGCTGGGCGTGAATCTGCACACGAATGGCGCGCCATGGGCCATTTCCACCTTGCTGTTCGCGCTGGAAAAACAGGGCTTTGACGTGCGTCCGGACGGCCGCTTCGTCATGCCCGATGGCGAAGGCGGTTATCTGTTCTCGCTGTCGACGAATGTCACCCTGGCCGAGGAAACGACGCCCCGTCTGACCCTGCTGCTGGACGTGCCCTGCGTGGCGCCCGCGCGCGACGGCTTCGGCGCCATGGTCGCTTGCGCCAAGGCACTGGTAGGTCGCCTCGACGCCACCATCGTCGATGATTACAACCAGGCCCTGTCCGATGCGGCGCTGGCCGAGATCGCCGGCCAGGTGCAAGAGTTTTACCAGGAAATGGACGCGGCCGACATTCCGGCTGGCTCCACCCGCGCCCTGCGTTTATTTAGCTGA
- the ligA gene encoding NAD-dependent DNA ligase LigA gives MTDPINQDAAQRVLALTAELNRHLHAYHVLDNPTIPDAEYDKLFVELQVLEAAHPDLRTPDSPTLRVGAAPLPQFEQVTHTVPMLSLNNGFSDDDIVNFDRRVREGLGVDGQDVAYAAEVKFDGLAINLRYEDGLFVQAATRGDGATGEDVTANIRTISGIPLRLHGSHVPALLDVRGEVMMFKADFARLNERQREAGQKEFANPRNAAAGSLRQLDSRITAQRKLRFYAYGIGALDGAAMPVSHSALLDWYETLGIPVSKERKVVRGAQGLLAYYADIGARRPALPYEIDGVVYKVNATEDQQELGFVSRAPRFALAHKFPAEEALTQVLGIDIQVGRTGAMTPVARLAPVSVGGVTVTNATLHNEDEVLRKDVRVGDTVVVRRAGDVIPEVLSVVLDRRPEPVPPPFKMLEACPVCGSHVVREEGEAIARCSGGLFCSAQRKEAFRHFAGRRMMDIEGLGERYIDTLVELEYVHGLADLYSLTLDKLLEMKLRADERDGSTPETVQQGKIPTKWAENLLAGIEASKRPPLERFLFALGIRHVGESTAKTLAEWLGSLAYVRQAPAALLRVLPDIGGTVAESIADFFAEEKNQQALQALLDAGVTPQGEHAPSAKLRTQLEETKLLAAIGIPKLTEPRSKQLVERGVTLASLAAQGASFHAGLPAAVAESLAQWLADESHVKLLVQLDALRNELMSQLPEMPAAGGKLDGKTFVLTGTLPNMSRDEAAELIEAAGGKVSGSVSKKTGYVVAGSDAGSKLAKAQELGVAILDEAGLLALLAQD, from the coding sequence ATGACTGATCCGATCAACCAGGACGCCGCCCAGCGCGTCCTGGCACTCACGGCCGAACTCAATCGGCATCTGCACGCCTACCACGTGCTCGACAACCCCACCATTCCCGATGCCGAGTACGACAAGCTGTTCGTCGAATTGCAGGTGCTGGAAGCGGCCCATCCCGACTTGCGCACGCCCGATTCGCCCACCTTGCGCGTGGGCGCGGCGCCCTTGCCGCAATTTGAGCAAGTCACGCACACGGTGCCGATGTTGTCGCTGAATAATGGTTTCTCCGACGACGATATCGTCAATTTCGACCGCCGCGTGCGCGAAGGCCTGGGCGTCGATGGGCAGGACGTCGCATATGCGGCCGAAGTGAAATTCGACGGTCTGGCCATCAACCTGCGTTATGAGGACGGCCTGTTCGTGCAGGCGGCCACGCGCGGCGACGGCGCCACGGGCGAGGACGTGACGGCCAATATCCGCACCATTTCCGGCATCCCTTTGCGCTTGCATGGCAGCCACGTGCCGGCGCTGCTCGACGTGCGCGGCGAAGTGATGATGTTCAAGGCCGATTTTGCCCGCCTGAACGAACGCCAGCGCGAGGCGGGGCAGAAGGAATTCGCCAACCCGCGCAATGCGGCCGCCGGCAGCCTGCGCCAGCTCGATTCGCGCATCACGGCGCAGCGCAAGCTGCGTTTTTATGCCTACGGCATCGGTGCCCTCGATGGCGCGGCCATGCCGGTGTCGCATTCGGCCTTGCTGGACTGGTACGAAACCCTGGGCATCCCCGTGTCGAAGGAGCGCAAGGTGGTGCGGGGCGCGCAGGGTTTGCTTGCCTACTACGCCGATATCGGCGCGCGCCGCCCCGCCTTGCCTTACGAAATCGACGGCGTCGTCTACAAGGTCAATGCGACGGAAGACCAGCAGGAGCTGGGTTTTGTGTCGCGTGCGCCCCGTTTTGCTCTTGCACATAAATTTCCAGCCGAAGAGGCGCTGACGCAGGTGCTGGGCATCGATATCCAGGTGGGCCGCACGGGCGCCATGACGCCCGTGGCGCGCCTGGCGCCCGTGTCCGTGGGTGGCGTGACGGTGACCAACGCCACCTTGCACAATGAAGACGAAGTGCTGCGCAAGGATGTGCGCGTGGGCGATACCGTCGTCGTGCGCCGCGCCGGCGACGTGATTCCCGAAGTGCTGAGCGTGGTGCTGGACAGGCGCCCGGAACCGGTGCCGCCGCCGTTCAAGATGCTCGAAGCGTGTCCCGTGTGCGGCTCGCACGTGGTGCGTGAAGAGGGCGAGGCGATTGCCCGCTGCTCGGGCGGTCTGTTCTGCTCGGCGCAGCGCAAGGAAGCGTTCCGTCATTTTGCGGGCCGCCGCATGATGGATATCGAAGGCCTGGGGGAACGTTATATCGATACCCTGGTCGAACTCGAATACGTCCATGGCCTGGCTGACCTGTACAGCCTGACCCTCGATAAATTGCTGGAAATGAAGCTGCGCGCCGACGAACGTGACGGTTCGACGCCGGAAACAGTGCAACAAGGCAAGATTCCCACCAAGTGGGCGGAAAACCTGTTGGCAGGCATAGAAGCGAGCAAGCGTCCGCCGCTCGAACGTTTCCTGTTCGCGCTCGGTATTCGCCATGTGGGCGAATCGACGGCGAAGACCCTGGCCGAGTGGCTGGGCAGCCTGGCGTATGTGCGGCAAGCGCCGGCGGCCTTGCTGCGCGTGCTGCCCGACATCGGCGGCACGGTGGCGGAATCGATTGCCGATTTTTTTGCCGAAGAAAAGAACCAGCAGGCGCTGCAGGCCTTGCTGGACGCTGGCGTCACGCCGCAGGGCGAACACGCGCCCAGCGCCAAGCTGCGCACGCAGCTCGAGGAAACCAAATTGCTGGCCGCCATCGGCATCCCGAAGCTGACGGAGCCGCGCAGCAAGCAGCTGGTGGAGCGGGGCGTGACCCTGGCCAGCCTGGCGGCGCAAGGCGCCAGCTTCCATGCCGGTTTGCCGGCTGCCGTGGCCGAATCGCTGGCGCAGTGGCTGGCCGATGAAAGTCATGTCAAGCTGCTGGTTCAACTGGACGCCCTGCGAAATGAATTAATGTCACAATTGCCTGAAATGCCAGCCGCCGGCGGCAAGCTGGACGGCAAGACCTTTGTCCTGACGGGCACTTTGCCCAACATGAGCCGTGACGAGGCCGCGGAGCTGATCGAGGCGGCCGGCGGCAAGGTCAGCGGTTCCGTGTCGAAGAAGACAGGCTATGTCGTTGCGGGTTCGGACGCCGGCAGCAAGCTGGCCAAGGCGCAGGAACTGGGCGTGGCCATCCTCGACGAGGCGGGTTTGCTGGCCCTGTTGGCGCAGGACTAA
- the galU gene encoding UTP--glucose-1-phosphate uridylyltransferase GalU, translating to MKKIRKAVFPVAGLGSRFLPATKAQPKEMLPIVDKPLIQYAVEEAVAAGITEMIFITGRNKRAIEDHFDTAYELESELEAAGKRQLLEMVQNVIPKHINCIYIRQSAPLGLGHAVLCARPVIGDEPFAVLLADDFMDVEEGVRPVLAQMTDVFQYENCSLLAVQDVPRAETKQYGIVSAKNYQRDLELVSAIVEKPVPEEAPSTLAVVGRYVLTSRIFEHLENIGTGAGGEIQLTDGIAALMREERVLAYRYKGQRYDCGSKLGYLKATTAMGMKHPETGAAFRAYLQELQSALEAK from the coding sequence ATGAAAAAAATCAGAAAAGCAGTCTTTCCCGTCGCCGGCCTGGGCAGCCGTTTCTTGCCTGCGACCAAGGCGCAACCGAAGGAAATGTTGCCCATCGTCGACAAGCCATTGATCCAATACGCGGTGGAAGAGGCCGTGGCGGCGGGTATTACGGAAATGATCTTCATCACGGGCCGCAACAAGCGCGCTATCGAAGACCATTTCGATACGGCCTATGAGCTCGAGTCGGAACTGGAAGCGGCGGGTAAGCGCCAGTTGCTCGAGATGGTGCAAAACGTCATTCCCAAGCACATCAACTGCATTTACATACGCCAGTCGGCGCCGCTGGGCCTGGGGCATGCCGTGCTGTGCGCCCGTCCCGTGATCGGTGACGAGCCGTTCGCCGTCTTGCTGGCCGACGATTTCATGGATGTGGAAGAGGGCGTGCGCCCCGTGCTGGCGCAGATGACCGATGTCTTCCAGTATGAAAATTGCTCGCTGCTGGCGGTGCAGGACGTACCGCGCGCGGAAACCAAGCAGTACGGTATCGTATCGGCAAAGAATTATCAGCGCGACCTGGAACTGGTCTCGGCCATCGTGGAAAAGCCCGTGCCCGAAGAGGCGCCATCGACCCTGGCCGTGGTGGGCCGCTATGTGCTGACCAGCCGCATTTTCGAGCACCTGGAAAACATCGGTACGGGCGCCGGCGGCGAGATCCAGCTGACGGACGGCATCGCCGCCCTGATGCGCGAAGAGCGCGTGCTGGCCTACCGTTACAAGGGGCAGCGTTATGATTGCGGCTCCAAGCTTGGCTATCTGAAGGCAACGACGGCAATGGGCATGAAACATCCGGAAACGGGCGCGGCCTTCCGCGCTTATCTGCAAGAACTGCAATCGGCACTGGAAGCAAAATGA
- the def gene encoding peptide deformylase: MTVREILKMGDPRLLRMAEPVREFDTPELHALIADMFDTMHAANGAGLAAPQIGVNLQLVIYGFKQNLRYPDAPQVPETVLINPVLTPLSERKEEGFEGCLSVPGLRGSVPRWSELHYEGVDQFGQPISRDCDGFHARVVQHEVDHLHGILYPMRIVDFTQFGYTEVMFPDLDPNDDD; encoded by the coding sequence ATGACCGTACGTGAAATCCTCAAGATGGGTGATCCGCGCCTGCTGCGGATGGCCGAGCCCGTGCGCGAATTCGATACGCCCGAATTGCATGCCTTGATCGCCGACATGTTCGATACCATGCATGCGGCTAATGGCGCGGGCCTGGCGGCGCCGCAGATCGGCGTCAACCTGCAGCTGGTGATCTACGGCTTCAAGCAGAATCTGCGTTATCCCGATGCGCCGCAAGTGCCGGAAACCGTGTTGATCAATCCCGTGCTGACGCCTTTGTCGGAGCGCAAGGAAGAGGGTTTTGAGGGCTGTTTGTCCGTGCCCGGCTTGCGCGGCAGCGTACCGCGCTGGAGCGAGCTGCACTATGAAGGCGTCGACCAGTTCGGCCAGCCCATCAGCCGCGACTGCGATGGCTTCCATGCTCGCGTGGTGCAGCATGAAGTGGATCATTTACATGGCATTTTGTATCCGATGCGCATCGTTGACTTCACGCAGTTCGGTTATACCGAGGTCATGTTTCCGGATCTCGATCCCAACGACGACGATTAA
- a CDS encoding flagellar brake protein, translating into MNDPIPNPLRKGAPSLADVAEPMAPGTKPHHMSDPWDIGETLCSLADNGDAISIYPAGGEDVILARILSVDDDLPQFVLELNEGATLPEGGATFVSWVQSAKLQFTINGEWQAYPDRPNVYLANFPSHCLVLERRESARLETPLGVYYLAAFVLEGRPYELQLYDFSAGGIGMRAHPRDTIGLYVGRKLSRVRLELGPNKVMIADLEIRLSRTFRSFLLGEQVQIGCRFLSLTDAMQDELKNLLDNLGSNRKVR; encoded by the coding sequence GTGAACGATCCCATCCCCAATCCCCTGCGCAAGGGCGCGCCCAGCCTGGCCGACGTGGCCGAGCCGATGGCGCCCGGCACCAAGCCGCACCACATGAGCGATCCGTGGGATATCGGCGAAACCCTGTGCAGCCTGGCTGACAACGGCGACGCCATTTCCATCTACCCGGCGGGCGGCGAAGACGTCATCCTGGCGCGCATCCTGTCCGTCGACGACGACTTGCCGCAATTCGTGCTGGAACTCAATGAAGGCGCGACCCTGCCCGAAGGCGGCGCCACGTTTGTGTCCTGGGTGCAAAGCGCCAAGCTGCAATTTACCATCAATGGCGAATGGCAAGCGTATCCCGACCGTCCCAACGTCTACCTGGCGAATTTCCCCAGTCATTGCCTGGTGCTGGAACGGCGCGAATCGGCACGCCTGGAGACCCCGCTGGGCGTGTACTACCTGGCCGCCTTTGTGCTCGAGGGGCGTCCGTATGAATTGCAGCTGTATGATTTCTCGGCCGGCGGCATCGGCATGCGCGCCCATCCGCGCGACACGATAGGCCTGTACGTGGGACGCAAATTGTCGCGCGTGCGCCTGGAACTGGGGCCGAACAAGGTCATGATCGCCGACCTGGAAATCCGCCTGTCGCGCACCTTCCGGTCCTTCCTGCTGGGCGAGCAGGTGCAGATCGGCTGCCGCTTCCTGAGCCTGACGGATGCCATGCAGGATGAATTGAAGAACTTGCTCGATAACCTGGGCAGCAACCGCAAGGTGCGCTAG
- a CDS encoding pseudouridine synthase — translation MTEELLRLSKRMSELGLCSRREADEWIARGWVRVDGKVVSELGSKVYPSQRVTVERQAAAEQSKRVTVLINKPVGYVSGQAEDGYTPAVALIKAENRWAEDRSPEQFHPTQLRSLVAAGRLDIDSVGLLVLTQDGRVAKQLIGHDTDIDKEYLVRVSYTKGGTLPDSELKKLNHGLWLDGKPLLPAKVRWQNEDQLSFTLREGKKRQIRRMCEAVGLKVLGLKRVRIGKVKLGDLPTGQWRYLSADEQF, via the coding sequence ATGACCGAAGAATTATTACGCTTGTCCAAACGCATGTCCGAACTGGGCCTGTGCTCGCGCCGCGAAGCCGATGAATGGATCGCCCGCGGCTGGGTCCGCGTGGATGGCAAGGTGGTGTCCGAGCTGGGCAGCAAGGTCTACCCGAGCCAGAGAGTCACCGTGGAACGCCAGGCCGCGGCCGAGCAATCGAAACGCGTTACCGTGCTGATCAACAAGCCCGTCGGCTACGTCAGCGGCCAGGCCGAAGATGGCTACACGCCCGCCGTGGCACTGATCAAGGCGGAAAACCGCTGGGCGGAAGACCGCAGCCCGGAACAGTTCCACCCGACCCAGCTGCGCAGCCTGGTGGCGGCCGGCCGCCTCGATATCGATTCCGTCGGCTTGCTGGTCCTGACGCAGGACGGCCGCGTGGCCAAGCAGCTGATCGGCCACGATACCGATATCGACAAGGAATACCTGGTGCGCGTGAGCTACACCAAGGGCGGCACCCTGCCCGACAGCGAGCTGAAAAAGCTCAACCACGGCCTGTGGCTCGACGGCAAGCCGTTGTTGCCGGCCAAGGTGCGCTGGCAAAATGAAGATCAGCTGAGCTTTACCCTGCGCGAAGGCAAGAAACGCCAGATCCGCCGCATGTGCGAAGCCGTGGGCCTGAAAGTGCTGGGACTGAAACGCGTGCGCATCGGCAAGGTCAAGCTGGGCGACTTGCCGACCGGTCAATGGCGCTACTTGAGCGCGGACGAACAATTCTAG